CAGGAGAGCAAGACCAAGCCCCGGGTAAAGCGGGGGAATAGGGGGCCAGCCGGCTAGCCCGGCGGCTACCGTGCCGGCCGGCGCGAGAAAAATGGCCAGGGTGCCGGCCCGGGCGGGGGAGCGGCCGCGCAGGTAGACGGCGGCCAGCAGCGGCAGGCAGAGAGTGGCGCCGCGCAGTCCCATCGACAGGAAGCTCCACTGCAGGATGGTCGAGCCGAGGTTGAAC
This DNA window, taken from Desulfuromonadales bacterium, encodes the following:
- a CDS encoding sodium:solute symporter family protein → FNLGSTILQWSFLSMGLRGATLCLPLLAAVYLRGRSPARAGTLAIFLAPAGTVAAGLAGWPPIPPLYPGLGLALLLLLAGLWLERPGGGK